aaagggggagattgtaaagttgtaatttacaacttttttttgttggctttaattccgtgccgaatttgattgtaatttattcaatcatatttccctgtatgtatgtgggtttttgattgtaagggatgagtgtgagagagtgtgaagactcaagcttaaaagGATGAACAAGTGGATGTCGCGAGTGTCTTCCGAGAAGTCTACCCACGGAAGAGCCACGtgtagagcacatgactggaaggtgaagagtcatgccagtcTGGAGGTTTTTGCGAGTATCTCGTGAGTAAGGCCAACCTATGAAGTACTTGTGAAACATTctgtttggaaaaaaattatgttttgctttaccaagtctttacccatactatatatactctcattacccacaaattgtaaggagtgcttttcagagagaaaatccTAGAAAATACACTTGCGAGTttgagattgttatacccacaatcatctacatatttccttgtggttttcctcaactcctacctctccatctctatatccttgagaggttgatatcCCAAACACTTATCACACCTATTCTAAGTgtcaagtgagattttggtgctgttgggaagcattCGAAGGAGCCATTCATTGGTAGATGCAATTGGGCTGAATTGCAGGATTCGGAAGGCTAGAGAAGACAAGTTTCCGAGAAGCTAGTTGGTaacaggagcttggagggctcaagtacatggggtagactaggcttgtagggtcttttgttattcatgtactccaactttattctctagtggattgatttcaACTTGGAGGGTTGCGGAGAGGTTTCTTtgccgagttctttggtttcctcctcaataacacgtctcggtgttatcttgtgtttgcatctctcttccttactCTTAAGCTTTCCTTTTATTGTTGGTTAATgtatgaatatggcttaggctAGTGATAACGGTTGTTTGCGCTtctttactcttgttccgcacttattataagttagagtaaaagctaTCTAgccattattttaatttaggggtctaaacaagctcttgtgtatTTACACAAATCCGAACTTtcaattttaaactacaaaaacttgaatttaaaaaattacgaTAACATGACTAGTTATTAATCATTGATCATCTTGgcattttgcaagcataaaaaatatatgaagataatataatctaacggtgaatttgtcaaaattagcatccaattaaaaaatattgagtggtgtagtATTGCTTAAAGTTACATCAATTGTAACTTGAAACCAACCCAACTTTTTACATTTatgtcaaaatattttaaaggatttatttatttattttttgagtgaGATAAATACAATTATTATCATGTCTTTATTATCTTAgtatggaaaattgaaaaagtgactattttttttccagccatttcaattttccataaaacatttcttaaataaatgattaataaaTGACTTAAAGACATACATTAACGAAACCCATATACGAATTAAGaaggggagaaagagagaaattaggaaaggaaaaacataaatagtcagttaatttgaaaaagaaacattCTAAACACTTATTAATGACTACAATAATTatccaatttcaaatttaatattGCATATACAATCACAACCAAAATAAATGTCTAtaaataactatcataattattacatttcaaatttatataCAAAGAGTTTGACTTACTTGCATTGCTTTTTAAACTAAACATCTTctattgttttaaatatacaatgacaagtgATAGTGAGTTTTAATATTCTCTTTTCAGTTAGTTAGTGGGTaatgtgacagttttttattaaaacaaaagaatttcCCAGTTTAAAAAGTACTTGAGGTAAGCCAAACCTATATACAAGGTAAAAGAgtgagaaattttttatgagccGTATAGTTCAATTAGCACCTCCTAGTCTTTCTATCAAAAACATCTAGAATGTACATGCCTCTACCCTCATtgcaactatcaaattataaaaaataaaaataaaagagtatttttttaatagataaaatcttattttgttgaacttttgCTAGCTAACACtcaaaaaagtgataaattaaGAGCAATATTACagacacaaaaattttcacaatatttatcGCAACAGTTGagttgcaattttttattggttcttATCTAAATCCACCATTGatatatatcacttttttaccaATCACTAACAATTTGTCACATTAGTCAAGTGTGAAATttgttatcaaattttaaatttatgtcaatattttcttaaaactaagagtaatgttatagtcacagactattttataacatttttaccaACTATTTATATTCCAAATTCTTACTGGTTTTCATCTTAGCTCAttactaatatcattttttacttatcaataatcactcaccatatCAGCATACactttgtaaaaaagtttataaaatggTTCGTGCATGGACTTACCATTTTCCCAAAACTAAACGTGCATTCAAATGCTATAAATACCCTCTCAAGTTTCAACTCCCTCAACTACTAAACTCCCTAAGTTGcttcttttctctttgattCACACAAAGTCACAATCACACATTAGTTTCACatccaaacaaaaccaaaatggCATTCCTTGCCATAATTTGTCTTGTCCTTGCACTTCTCTCTATGTTCATTTCCTAAGTGCTAGCTGATCCTACGATATAGTGAGTTATGGAGCCAAACCAGATGGGAAAACAGACTCAGCTCAGGCTTTTCTTAGTGCATGGACAAAAGCTTGTGCCTCTATGCAGCCTGCCACTATTTATGTACCAGCAGGGAAGTTCGCTATATGGCAAGTGACTTTTATCGGACCATGCTACAACAAAGTTAACGTTATGCTTATTGGGACCCTTGTGGCCCCATCGGACTATACCGTATCTGGTAATGGGATTCTTGATGGGAAAGGTACTAGCTTGTGGGCTTGGAAGGCCTCTGGCAAAAGTTGTCCTTTAGGAGCCACGGTATGTGAAATATTTTGCCACAATAGATTGTTTAAACTTAAGAATATATGTGTTATTGAACTTttattgagtattttttttttttttttgacatttggtAACTTTTTGTTcatttacttatattttttgtatgtgaaaaatatggattgacCTATAATCTGATTTGATCGACCTGTAATCCAATCTGATCGACCTAACCCATTTGTAAGTTGCAACCCATTTAAGATAACATGTTTTTGACCTGAACGTGACCTTACCCAACCTGTTTGCCAGGTCTTTATGGTTGTCTTTTAGGTCCTCCATATCTTGATTCACTCCCTTTAGTCTTTAGAATATATGtgttattgaatttattttttttttttttttttttttttttttttttttttttttttttttttttttttttttttttttttggtaactttttgttcatttacttatatttttttatgtgaaaaatatggattgacCTATAATCTGATCTGATCGACTTGTAATCCAATCCGATCGACCTAACCCATTTGTAAGTTGCAACCCATTTAAGATAACATGTTTTTGACCTGAACGTGACCTTACCCAACCTGTTTGCTAGGTCTTTATGGTTGTCTTTTAGGTCCTCCATATCTTGATTCACTCCCTTTTAGTCTTTCAAATAAATTCCTTCCATTTTCAGGTAACTAACTAGGACTGGTTTGGATATTCTAGTGGAAAGTAGTGTGCTTTTCCATTTGATTTTTGGTATAAACTATTAAGTGATTTCGGTCTTCCTGGTTTTGGATGGGATTATTGtcaaattgaaatatttcattaatgCCAAAATAAGCCATTTCTAAGGAAATCGTATATAGGATACCTGGAAATAATCCCATGTTCCGgagtataatatttatttttgtgtacaAGTAAACATGCTTAAAAATTAATGGGAGTGTCAAAGGGTAAATTGATGTTAATGTGGTTTCTTCTTCACTAAATCACATTGATGCAGAGATTAATTCGGGTAAGGAAAATTCTTGGAGATTTACGGGTTTCTACGGTAATCTCGAGACCCACAAGCACCATGATTCTTGGGCTATTCAAAAAAATCTGAACCAAAACTCTTCTTTGCCTTGGCTTTGTGCGGGTGATTTCAATGAGATTTTAAGGTCTCATGAAAAGAAAGGTGGTAGAGCAAGACCGGAGGTGCAGATGCGGGATTTCCGTGAAATATTAGATGAATGTGGTTTTGCCGACTTGGGTTTTAGTGGTCAAAAATTCACTTGGTGTAAAAGATTGGCAGGTGGTGTTATGGTTTGGGAACGTCTTGATAGGGCCGTGGCTAATCAAGAATGGATTTCTATGTTTCCGGGATACTCAGTAACTCATCTTGACACGATCTTCTCGGACCATAAACCCTTAAGTATTCATATGGAGGGGTTTCAAATCTGAAATCAAAGACCTTGGAGGTTTGAACAAGTTTGGTTGAATGATGAGGCGTGTCGTTCTACGGTGGAAGTTGCTTGGGAGAGCCCTTTTTTCTCTTCCGATCCGATGTCAGTGGTTGAGGCTAACGTGAAAAATTGTCAAAggcatttaaaaaaatggagTAAGGCATCTTTTGGTAATATATCTCGGGCTCttgtggagaaaaaaaattagatcaaaGTGGCGGAAGGGGAGGAGGTGAGAAGTGGAAATGGGGACCAGCTACATGTCCTGAAGGTTGAATTAAGAGAACTTCTTATTAAGGAAGAAAAGCTTTGGCAGCAACGTTCTAAGCTGCATTGGCTTAAAGAAGGGGATCAAAACACACGTTACTTTCATGGCAAAGCTTCCCAGAGGTATAGGAAAAACTGCATCAAACGCCTAAGAAACCAAAATGGGGAGTGGTTTGATGGGGAGGACCAAATTGCTCAATTATTTATTGACTATTATAGTGAGCTTTTCACAACTTCAAACCCGTCTCAATTGGCGGAGGTGTTGGAGAATATTCCTCAGGTTGTCTCAGATTCTATGAATGCAGATTTGGTGAAACCTTTTGTTAAGCAAGAGGTGGATGTGGCTCTTAAACAGATGGCACCTCTGAAAGCGCCGGGCCCAGATGGCATGCCCCTCATCTTCTATCAACACTATTGGGATTCCATTGGTGATGACGTGTCTTGTGTTGTTCTTTCCTGCCTCAATTCAGGTTCTATCCCAGCTAGTCTTAATCATACTCATATCACCCTTatccccaaaataaaaaatcccgAAAGTGTTTCTGATTTTAGGCCTATATCTTTATGTAACATTTTGTATAAGCTAATTTCTAAGGTGTTGGCTAACCGTTTGAAAACTCTGTTGCCATATGTTGTATCAGAATCCCAGAGTGCCTTTCAATCCGATAAGGCTATCACggataatattttggtagctTTTGAAACGTTACATCATATGAAGATCAAAAAAATGGGGAAGGAGGGGTTTCTGGCTATTAAattggatatgagtaaggcttacAATAGGGTTGAGtggatttttttggagaatttgATGCGGAAGTTGGGTTTCCATGGGAGATGGGTTGATTTGGTTATGGCTACAATTAAATCTGTGTCTTACTCTTTTTTGATCAATGGGTTCCCTTGCGGTTTCATTAAGCCTACTAGGGGGATTCATCAAGGTGACCCCCTATCCCTTTATCTTTTCTTGTTGTGCTTGGAAGGATTAAATGGGCTGCTCAATAAAGCCGTGGCTAGGGGTGATTTAAGGGGCTTCTCGCTTTGTAAGAATGGTCCACAAATCTCACACCTATTCTTCGCCGATGATAGCTTGATTTTTTGTCGAGCGAAGATGGGTGATGTGCAAGCAATTCAATTGGCGTTAACCCTATATGAGAGAGCATCCGGGCAAAGAATAAATGGTTCaaaaacaaatcttttttttggtaaatttgtCCTTGAGAGCACCAAAATAGATTTGATGAATTACCTAGGTGTTTCGGAGATTAAGGAGTATGAAAAGTACCTAGGGTTGCCGGCTATGGTGggtagaaagaaaaaggagagtttTATCTATATAAAGGAGAGGATTTGGGGGAAACTTcaagggtggaaggagaaaCTCTTGTCACAAGCCGGTAGGGAGGTGTTATTGAAAGCTATTGTGCAAGCAATTCCATCTTTTGCCATGAGTTGTTTTCAATTACCAGTGAACCTTTGCCATGAGATTGAGgttatgataaaattttttttttggggtcaacgtggagagagaagaaagattCATTGGAAAAATTGGGAGTCTTTGTGTATGCCAAAAAATGAAGGTGGAATGGGTTTTGCGGAGCTTAGGAAGTTCAACGAAGCCATGTTAGCTAAACAAGTATGGCGGCTAGTTCATGataaaaaatctttcttttatcGGGTTTTTAAGGCTAAGTTTTTCCCTTTGGGTGATATTTTTTCAGCTCATGTCAAAACGGGGTCCTATGCTTGGCGGAGTATTCTCAAGGCTCGATACTTAATTGCTGAAGGTGCTAGATATAGGGTGGGGAATGGCCAAACTGTCCGGATTTATCAAGATTGCTGGCTGCCTGGTGATGGGTCAGGCAAGGTGATCTCTCCCCCCTCTTTGTTACCTGCTGATGCGAGAGTTGCAGATATTATTGACGCTGATTCGGGCCGGTGGAATTTGTATCTGTTGGAAAGAGCTTTTCTGCCATTTGaggcacaaaaaataaaatccatccCTCTTTGTCTCATCCCACAAGAAGACATTTTGATTTGGCCAAAAACTAAGGATGGCCAGTACTCGGTGAAGCTTGGGTACCAATTGTTGTGTGCCAAGGAGCTCTCTGGTTCAGCGTCAAGATCATCTAATGAGGTGAATCGGAGGATGTGGTCTGGTTTATGGAGACTGAAGGTGCCCAGCAAAGTCAAGACTTTTGCTTGGCGGGCTTGTTCTGAGTCCCTTCCCACGATGGTGAATTTGGCTAGGTGAAGGGTGGTGCTCTCAAACAGCTACACAGGTTGTAACAGAGGGCCTGAGACAGTGATTCATGCTCTATGGGGGTGTGAGAAGGTGAAGGGGGCCTAGGGTACTAACTTTGATGAGTTGTGGAGTGCAAcgaatcaaaatttattttttgttgatcttTTCAGGTTGGCGCTGCAGAATCCACGTGGAGCTGAAGGTTTCATCATGATTTGTTGGTCTATCTGGAATCGGCGCAACAAAATTAGAGTCAATGAGGTCGCTGCTCCCCTTGAGAAGATCCCGGAGTTGGCACAGAAGCAGTTAACGGATTTCCAGCAACTTTGTGCGAAACCGGAATCAAAAACGTTGCTGAGGAAAGTCATCTGGAAGCCTCCCGATGCAGCTCTGTTGAAAACTAATTTCGACGGTGCGGTTTTTGACGATCTGGGAGCTGCCAGAATTGGAGTGGTGTTGCGTAATTCTCTGGGTGATGTCTTGGTTGCACTGTCTGAAATTATCCCTCTGCCTTCATCCATTATTGCTCTGGAAACTATTGCAGCAAGGCGGGCTGTCCTGTTTGTCCGTGAGCTTGGTTTCAGTGGCACTATTTTTGAAGGGGATTCGGAAGAGTATATTTCAGCTATTAAGAAGCAAAGTTTTCAGCACCCAGTGGTGGGTCATTTAGTTCAAGACATTATGTCTTTAGTCAGTATGTTCCAATACTATTCTTTCTCTCATACGCATTGGCATGGCAATGTTTTCGCACATGCGTTGGCTAGATGAGCGAGATTGTCTTTTCCTACTTTAGTTTGGATGAATTCCGTTCCAGCGGATTTTTATCGTTTCTTTGTATTTGACATTccagtaataaaataatttttttcggCCTGGTCGGGCAGgcctgattctcaaaaaaaaaaaaaaaaaaaaaaaaaaacttttgttgcTTGCATTGACGTTTCATCtttaattcttctaaaaaaaatgttaatcgTTAATTTAGAGAAATACTCTCTATATACTTTATATGCaatttttcaaacaacaatattGAGTCTATAGGACTAGGTTGGCAAACTAGGaccatatataaacaaattctGGGAACCTTAATGTGTCTTGAGTATGGTGATAGAAACCTCAATATAGATAATAATTATTGTAATGTTGCgtttagttagttagttgattagttagttacaatttcatacatgttaatcacatttaagACATATTGGAATTATTAGTGTACATGGGGAATAATAGGACTATTAGGATAAGGCCATGTGGTACTTATTGAAAAATTGTTGTAATCcctttagttagttagttagttgaaAATATGATAAGTTAGTTAGGATTTGAGAACATGTAACTCATTTAACATGGTTTAATTCATAGAACACATGTTGAATTAGCTAATTAATTATGTTGAACCATGAGGGACAACGAGATTAGAGTTAGTTTCCTACAAATACataattgtaattcaacattagaGATCACTAAAAAATAAACTCATTGTGCCCTTAATATAGTTCAAACTCTATTAAAATCTTGATCCGCGGAAAAAATGTGCATTCTATTTATATAGAGAGAGTTGAGTTCAAATTGCACTTAGTATAattttaagcaatgttacaccattcaataacttgttataaaattcatattttgaaaatctcacaaTTGAATTATATGCtctatatattttgaacattcatgtcaattttcatatcaaatgGATATTATTGACCATCCGATTcgtaaaatcatcttttatgcattattttaaaccacaaaaacttgaatttcaaCAATTACGATGACATGACTAGCTATTATTtattgatcaccttgaaattttacaagcatgaagagtatatgaagataatgtaatctaacggtgaatttatcaaaattagcatccaattaaaaaatattgagtggtgtaacattgtttaATATTATACAAAATGTAACTTAAACCAActcaactttttatatttatgtcaaaatatttttaagattttttttttttgagtgagatAAATGCATCTATTATCATGTCTTAATTATCTTAgtatggaaaattgaaaaagtggCTAACTTTTTCTCAGCCAtttcaattttccataaaacattttctaaaataaatgattaatatATGACTTAAAGAATACATTAACCAAACCTATTTATGAATTAAGaaggggagaaagagagagtttggtAAAGGAAAAACATAAATGGTcagttaatttttttcaaaaaaaattctaaacactTATTAATGACTACAATAATTatccaatttcaaatttaatattacatgtacaatcacaaccaaaataaatgtctataaataactatcataattattacatttcaaatttatatataaggaGTTTGGCTTACctcaattacttttttaactggacatCTCCtgttgttttaaatatacaatggcaAGTGGTAATGAATTTTAATCTCCATTTTTCatttagttagtgggtgatgtagcagtttttcattaaaacaaagggatattctagttaaaaaagtactggaggtaagccaaacctatatacaaaataaaagagtgagaaaatttttataagccTTGTAGTTCAATTAGCACCTCCTAGtctttccatcgaaaacatctAAAATGCACATGCTTTTGCGTAACTatcaaattagaaaaaataaaaataaaagagtattttttttctttgagataaaatcatattttgttgaacttttgCTGGCTAACACTCtaaaaagtgataaattaaGAGCAAtattacaaacacaaaaatttttacaatatttttcacaatagttgagtTGCAATAAAAATTGGTTCTTATTTAAACCCAccattgatatatatatatatatatatatatatatatatatataaaaaccatttttttaccattcactaacaatttgtcacatcagccaagtgtgaaatttgttatcaaattttaaatttatgtctACACTTTCTTAAAACTAAGAGTAATGTTACCactacaaactattttataacatttttaccaACTACTGATATGACAAATTCTTATTGATTCTCATTTTGGCTGATTACtatcatcacttttttacttaccaataatcatTTACCATATTAACATACACATTGTAAAAAgttcataaaataatttgtgacctCACCATTTTCCCAAAActaagggcacgtttggtagactgtaataagcactgtaatgtaatagttatttctatggtttagctattcaatagtttggttatgtttttattacagggaatagtcattccttatgaataagaattctttaaaatgaggaataactattcctctctaaaagggttgtaatagatattccttagtagatataataatttctaacattaatatatttccaaataaataaactttccatatccacctaacaattatggaaataaaaaatcataaaaaaataactcatctctctaaaatttaaaacatattattttctaggaaatataattgtaagaatgagatatttcttaaaatagatcatgagttttattctaatgttacaactcacaaccaaactaataaataggtttagttattccattacaacacattttattcctggtaataaagattaccattcCTGTTGAAAtccacattcagtgtaccaaatgtACCCTAAATGTGCATTCAAATGCTATAAATACCCTCTCAAATTTCAACTCCCTCAACTACTAAACTCCCAAAgttacttctttctctctttgactcGCACAAAGTGACAAACACACATTAGTTTCACATCCTAACAAAACCAAAATGACGTTCCCTGCCATAATCTGTCTAGTCCTTGCACTTCTTTCTATGTTCATTTCCTTGGTGCTAGCTGATCCTACGATATTCAATGTAGTGAGTTATGGAGCCAAACCAGATGGGAAAACAGACTCAGCTCAAGCTTTTGTTAGTGCATGGACAAAAGCTTGTGCCTCCATGCAGCCTGCCACTATTTATGTACCAGCAGGGAAGTTCGCTCTCGGGCAAGTGATTTTTATTGGACCATGCAGCAACAAAGTTAATGTTATGCTTATTGGGACCCTTGTGGCCCCATCGGACTATACAGTTCTTGGAAATAAAGCATACTGGGTTGTGTTTCAGAATATTAATGGGCTTAAAGTATCTGGTAATGGGATTCTTGATGGGCAAGGTACTAGCTTGTGGGCTTGCAAGTCCTCTGGCAAAAGTTGTCCTTTGGGAGCTACGGTATGTGATATATTTAACTAACGCCATAATAAATCGGTAAACTTAAGAATAAATGTATtattgaacttttatttttgagtattttgttatttttgacatttttatttatttatttatttatattttgtttgtgaAAAAATACAGATAGACATGTAACCTGATTTGATCGACCCAGTCTGACAACCCATTTAGGATGACATGATTTTGACCTATACCAGACCCGATTCAACCCATTTACCAGGACTTCATAGTGATATTTTAGGTCCTCCATATATTAATTTACTCCATTTTagtctttaaaataaattcccTTCATTTTCTAGGTAACCAACTGGGTCTGGTTAGGATTTTCTAGGGGAAAGTGGTGtgcttttccttttgatttttggtttgaaCTAATAACTGATTTCGGTCTTCCTTGTTGGAGGGGACTTTtgtcacaaatatatatatatatatattttttttcatgagaaTCGGGATTTTTGTCACATTGATATTTTTCACTAATGCCACAATAAGCCATTTTTAAAGAAATCGTATATAGGATACTTGGGAATAATCCCATGTACTTCCATGTCCATTTAGAACcgtttatttaattaaaattgattttttttttgctgaaagtgtaaaaaaattgttaaaaaataaactgGAGAGTACAGtggaactcatgaatagtatcaaaaagtgcagtgagactcataaatagtatcaaacaATGTAGTAGGAtctatgaataatagcaaaaataaactgaaagtGGAGATAAGTTGAAAAATTCAACTCATCCCAAATgctgaaaaaataatatttttttgtgtacTAGCAAACATGCTGAAAAATTAATGGGAATGTCAAAGGTCAAAACAACATGCTTAGGCTTTTGTTCCTTGCATTGACGGACCATCCATTAAAGGTCCACATATTTAATTGAGTAGCCCTATATAGTCATGCTTATCGTTAATTTAGAGAGAAACTCTAAGATCCCAATAATCCAAAGGATACAATCCTTCTTAAGGTCGAGTCGGTAAGCTTTGTTTGTGGAGTCCCTATCAGTTCTGGTCATGAATCTTTGTTTGTGGAGTCTCTTTCAGTCGGTAATCTTCCTATATGATTAGTTTGATAGGAAGATTATGCCCGCCCCATCTCCTACTGCATTCCCATTTCGGATTCTTGAGTTGGATTCACCATTCCCCTTTCCTTTAGTAATTTGAAGATGATCATTTTTGAGATAAATTCCAAGTTTTTTGAGGGGAATCCAAGTAGTACGCAGAACGTTGTTTGGGAGAATTGTAAAGGAAGACAAATTGAGATTGCTTTCGGTTTCCTCTCAGATGAAACTTAGAGTTATGGACTCTCGTTGgcttatttcttttcttccctAGATTCCCACTATAATATTGTTTAGTGCACctcctaatatttttttagtgtatttatttatttattttttattttattttttgtgtgtgtgaaagCTCCCTCCTCTTATATTGATTTGTAATGTGCCTCCTATGTTTGCTAACCTTTTCTTGTGTGTATGTAAGTAGACATTGGAAATTACCAACTCGAACAACATCGTGGTTAGTGGATTAACCTCCATAAACAGCCAGATGTTTCATATTGTCGTCAATGCCTGCAACAACGTGAATATGCAAGGTGTCAGGGTCATCGCCGCTGGAAATAGTATAAACACCAATGGCATTCATGTTCAATTATCTTCCAATGTCACAATTCTCAACTCTAATATGCGAACGGGAGATGATTGCATCTCAGTTGGACCTGGTACCATTAATATCTGGATTGAGAATGTAGCATGTGGACCAGGGCATGGAATCAggtaaataaattttatttattttttgatctaTTGACTATTAT
The Quercus lobata isolate SW786 chromosome 10, ValleyOak3.0 Primary Assembly, whole genome shotgun sequence DNA segment above includes these coding regions:
- the LOC115965212 gene encoding polygalacturonase-like: MTFPAIICLVLALLSMFISLVLADPTIFNVVSYGAKPDGKTDSAQAFVSAWTKACASMQPATIYVPAGKFALGQVIFIGPCSNKVNVMLIGTLVAPSDYTVLGNKAYWVVFQNINGLKVSGNGILDGQGTSLWACKSSGKSCPLGATTLEITNSNNIVVSGLTSINSQMFHIVVNACNNVNMQGVRVIAAGNSINTNGIHVQLSSNVTILNSNMRTGDDCISVGPGTINIWIENVACGPGHGISIGSLGKNQQETGVQNVTITTANFTGTQNGVRIKSWPRPSNGFARNIIFQHVNMVNVQNPIIIDQNYCPSKDCPHQASGVKISNVTYQDIHGSSATRVAVNFNCSPGNPCSAITVKNIMLTYKNQGAKASCNYASVTSSGIVQPAINCL
- the LOC115965211 gene encoding uncharacterized protein LOC115965211; amino-acid sequence: MKKELEVSMVGELNYFLGLQVKQRKDGIFISQEKYAKNLVKRLSLDSKKHATTPMSSSVKLSFDLASVEVAPKESHLTTVKRIIRYVNGTSDYGIWYLRDSNDCLAGYWDVDWAGCVNDRKNTSGVSYGAKPDGKTDSAQAFLSAWTKACASMQPATIYVPAGKFAIWQVTFIGPCYNKVNVMLIGTLVAPSDYTVSGNGILDGKEINSGKENSWRFTGFYGNLETHKHHDSWAIQKNLNQNSSLPWLCAGDFNEILRSHEKKGGRARPEVQMRDFREILDECGFADLGFSGQKFTWCKRLAGGVMVWERLDRAVANQEWISMFPGYSIKVAEGEEVRSGNGDQLHVLKVELRELLIKEEKLWQQRSKLHWLKEGDQNTRYFHGKASQRYRKNCIKRLRNQNGEWFDGEDQIAQLFIDYYSELFTTSNPSQLAEVLENIPQVVSDSMNADLVKPFVKQEVDVALKQMAPLKAPGPDGMPLIFYQHYWDSIGDDVSCVVLSCLNSGSIPASLNHTHITLIPKIKNPESVSDFRPISLCNILYKLISKVLANRLKTLLPYVVSESQSAFQSDKAITDNILVAFETLHHMKIKKMGKEGFLAIKLDMSKAYNRVEWIFLENLMRKLGFHGRWVDLVMATIKSVSYSFLINGFPCGFIKPTRGIHQGDPLSLYLFLLCLEGLNGLLNKAVARGDLRGFSLCKNGPQISHLFFADDSLIFCRAKMGDVQAIQLALTLYERASGQRINGSKTNLFFGKFVLESTKIDLMNYLGVSEIKEYEKYLGLPAMVGRKKKESFIYIKERIWGKLQGWKEKLLSQAGREVLLKAIVQAIPSFAMSCFQLPVNLCHEIEVEWVLRSLGSSTKPSHVKTGSYAWRSILKARYLIAEGARYRVGNGQTVRIYQDCWLPGDGSGKVISPPSLLPADARVADIIDADSGRWNLYLLERAFLPFEAQKIKSIPLCLIPQEDILIWPKTKDGQYSVKLGYQLLCAKELSGSASRSSNEVNRRMWSGLWRLKVPSKVKTFAWRACSESLPTMVNLARLALQNPRGAEGFIMICWSIWNRRNKIRVNEVAAPLEKIPELAQKQLTDFQQLCAKPESKTLLRKVIWKPPDAALLKTNFDGAVFDDLGAARIGVVLRNSLGDVLVALSEIIPLPSSIIALETIAARRAVLFVRELGFSGTIFEGDSEEYISAIKKQSFQHPVVGHLVQDIMSLVSMFQYYSFSHTHWHGNVFAHALAR